A segment of the Lycium barbarum isolate Lr01 chromosome 7, ASM1917538v2, whole genome shotgun sequence genome:
ATTCCacttcatgatttcaaatcatttgaaatgtaaaatttgacccataagttggttgatatatttaccaaccatttatatcaaatattaaaatattttcaagTTGGTAGTATATTCATAATAAATCTACTTTTACCAAGCATTTACCAACTGCATTTACTTATACAACTCatattcaatttttctttttattgaattaaagttCGATCACTTGATGTGGTATCTTTTAGAAAGACCTTCTGTCTTCTAGTAgtgtatgaattttgttatgaacaatgatttgctcatttggtaagattgtataagaattggaaaagttttgatggttttcacaacttgtggagtTTTTATATCTAGAATCAAAAACACAACTTAAAAAATTCGAATTGCATGTCTAAACAAAACTTCAATTTCAAATCACTAATTTCATAgtatgatttcaaatcatgtccaaacgactTCTTATTTTTCAAGAATAAATTTTCCTCAATACTGAACACACACGTCTTACCTGGtttcccttttccttttccttttccttttttctaATTTGGATCTTTTCTAAAGttaaagaaaaaaagggtaagtaaaataaaaataaaaggagaaaaaagTGATGTCTTTCCTATTACATCCTTCTATTTAAGGGGAAGGCATGTGAAAATAGGAGAGTGCAGCTGAAAATGAGAGCTTAtcaaaaaatgaatgaaatggtAGGGACCTCTTCTGTCTGCCAAAGAACTTTAgttgaaaaattatttatttttgccCTTGTATTCAAGATTCAAATGAAAAGAAAGGTTTCACTTTCGAAGAAACTTCATGCATTCAGGAGCTGTCTTTTCCATCATAAACAACAAAAACAAGAACAGCGACAtatgtttttaaaagaaaatgcTAACTATCCCATACTCCCCTTGTCCTATTTTACGTGAAAGTGTTACTGCTTAGGCAAATAATGTTTAAacaatattttctttaaaatattttaaattattaactaTATTGATTTTTAGTACTTTTTGTGTtgttttgaaatatttaaattttattttaaaaatttaaatttataCACAAATTCATAATCAAAATTAAGTATTTTGACCTCGCCCTCTGTTGCCTTTATATAAATCGGCACGGAGGGAATACTAATCACACAGAATCTATGGGAAGAGAAAGATTTGCTCTGTCTCTCATTTCACTTGAAATAGTTGCAAGAGAGTTAGGCCTATATACTGTATAATGTAACCTTTTAATTTTCCACTATATTTTCCTTCTCTCTTTACTCTTTGTAAAAATGGCTGGCATGCTTCCTGGTGTTGAATGTGCTAGAAGAAGGAGATTTCATCAAAGTAGTGGATGGTTAGATTCATCTCAAACCTCTGTTTTTTCATCCACAAGAAGGTCTTCTTTTTGTCTATACACTAGTAGCCATGAATACTCTCTCAGCTCAAGCTCATCTAAGGTACTAATTAATACATGTTTGTTGTGTGTATTTTACAGGAAAATTTTCATATATCCTAGTTAAATTTTTATGTGGATGTAATGACATGATACTGGTATTGAACTGATGAATTTAAATGGAGCGATATGGACAATtaaggattcatatagccgacctcAATTACTTACTTGAGATTgagatattgttgttgttggctatTATAATGACAAGATTCTGATTCTTTGTGTGTATTTCTTAGGAAAGTTTGCACCTACCCTAGTTAAAATTGTATGTGGAGGTAATGACATGATACTAATATTGAATTGAGACGAGCTTAAATGAAGCGATCTGGACAATGAAGATTCATATAGTCGATCCTAACTTGCTCCGAACTGAGGTTTAGTTGTTATACTAATTCTGGTGTTTTTCCTTGCATCATTGAATTAACAGCAAAGGGGTGCAACAAGCCAAGCATACCAAGATGAGAAACTAGGTGAAGCTGCTAGAGAAGCCAAGCAAAGGTTGGATGAGAGGCTTAGTGCAAGATGGAAATCACAAAATAAAAGGTGAAAATCTCACTTCTCCTCTCTTGATATTGGCTCATGATATCAAAGAGTTTAACTTCAACGTACTGACAGTTATTTATATAAGGTAATTATAGGTAAATTTCTATAATATACATTAATTGATAACCAGTTAAAAATGGTAATAGCCTGCCATCAGAGGAAAATGTTTTTGCATGGTCAGCGTATATAACTTGAATTCGTTAGATAAGTTATATGATTGCTAATATCTTAGTTTTCTACCCAAACATTTGTTTGACCATCTATCCTAAAGTCACTAATTGTGTGTGTTCATTTTGTGGTATTGAATTCAGGAGCCTCAAAAATACACAATCACTAAACCAAAGGCAAGGGATGGTGGATAATAGGCCAAATCTCGGGGTGGACAATTTGCAGAGAGAAGTATTTTCAGGACTAAAGAAAAGTGGATCAAAGAAGTTCAATTGGGCAA
Coding sequences within it:
- the LOC132603072 gene encoding probable E3 ubiquitin-protein ligase RHY1A, which encodes MAGMLPGVECARRRRFHQSSGWLDSSQTSVFSSTRRSSFCLYTSSHEYSLSSSSSKQRGATSQAYQDEKLGEAAREAKQRLDERLSARWKSQNKRSLKNTQSLNQRQGMVDNRPNLGVDNLQREVFSGLKKSGSKKFNWAKMIWKSSEQDECAICLDQFKIGDNLMQLTCAHKFHSKCLVPWLESNAHCPCCRMAIILNRTS